A stretch of Myxococcus virescens DNA encodes these proteins:
- a CDS encoding vegetative protein has translation MAEAQTTQKRTSWPRFAKSNGKKACTVEGCKRPYRAKNYCYFHYKQWRQGDLPHSRYRTCSKPDCRVKTFKGGLCEKHHGEAFKKDAA, from the coding sequence ATGGCCGAGGCCCAGACGACCCAGAAGCGCACCAGTTGGCCGCGTTTCGCCAAGAGCAATGGCAAGAAGGCGTGCACCGTGGAGGGCTGCAAGCGCCCGTACCGCGCCAAGAACTACTGCTACTTCCACTACAAGCAGTGGCGCCAGGGCGACCTGCCGCACAGCCGCTACCGCACCTGCTCCAAGCCGGATTGCCGCGTGAAGACGTTCAAGGGCGGCCTGTGCGAGAAGCACCACGGCGAGGCCTTCAAGAAGGACGCGGCGTAG
- a CDS encoding RNA methyltransferase, which produces MRPGEQLTVVLHQTRSTDNLGAVARIMANFGYSRLILSEPVLKSIEGAERLAVKSDFVLRGMEVASDLGEALKDCVYAVGTTSRTQLKGRTVLTPEEAMQRLAEESVRGRVALVFGGEQRGMSDEDLARCTDVLAIPTSAVQPSMNLAQSSAVLLYLCHRQGLTPTAAVEAAPGAKLGTLGALAKRMRDVMLRAEFLNPQAPQHVLNELEQTLMRARLTQREAELWLTAFKHLERAVTRGAST; this is translated from the coding sequence ATGCGGCCAGGGGAGCAGCTTACCGTTGTCCTTCATCAGACGCGTTCAACCGACAACCTCGGCGCCGTGGCCAGAATCATGGCCAACTTCGGGTACTCACGGCTGATTCTGTCCGAGCCGGTGCTGAAGTCGATCGAGGGCGCGGAGCGTCTCGCGGTCAAGAGTGACTTCGTCCTGCGGGGCATGGAGGTGGCGTCCGACCTGGGCGAAGCGCTGAAGGACTGCGTGTACGCGGTGGGCACGACTTCTCGTACCCAGCTCAAGGGACGCACCGTGCTGACGCCGGAGGAGGCCATGCAGCGGCTGGCGGAGGAGAGCGTGCGCGGACGTGTGGCGCTCGTCTTCGGCGGCGAGCAGCGGGGCATGTCCGACGAGGACCTGGCGCGGTGCACGGACGTGCTCGCGATTCCCACGTCGGCGGTGCAGCCGTCCATGAACCTGGCGCAGTCGTCAGCGGTGCTGCTGTACCTCTGTCACCGTCAGGGGCTGACGCCCACGGCCGCGGTGGAGGCGGCGCCGGGCGCGAAGCTGGGCACGCTGGGCGCGCTGGCGAAGCGGATGCGGGACGTCATGCTGCGCGCGGAGTTCCTCAACCCGCAGGCGCCGCAGCACGTGCTGAACGAGCTGGAGCAGACGTTGATGCGTGCGCGGCTGACCCAGCGCGAGGCGGAGCTGTGGCTCACGGCCTTCAAGCACCTGGAGCGCGCGGTGACGCGGGGCGCCTCTACCTGA
- the purB gene encoding adenylosuccinate lyase — MIPRYSRQEMSSLWSDEARYSRWRDVELAALEGMVEAGLAPREALQDCLARAGDFTPEDAAKIEEIERTTKHDVIAFLTFMEERVGPSARWLHLGMTSSDVLDTSLALTLRDALDLILKDVDRVMAAVEKRAFEHKHTLQMGRSHGIHAEPITFGHKLAIWYDELRRARTRLEHARDVIAVGKISGAVGTFAHLPPAVEEHVCRKLGLKPAPASSQVVQRDRHAEFFTALALLGSSIEKFAVEIRHLQRTEVREAEEPFTAGQKGSSAMPHKRNPILSENLTGLARLLRGYAVSAMEDVALWHERDISHSSVERVIGPDATILADFMLIRFARLMEDLRVYPEQMKKNLDLLGGVVNSQRLLLELARKGMDRQAAYVIVQRNAMKLYEEGLDFRQALLADEDLRKMMTPEEISDCFSPGYHTRHMDDVFQRVFGRSA; from the coding sequence GTGATTCCGCGATACAGCCGTCAGGAGATGTCCTCCCTCTGGTCCGACGAGGCCCGTTACAGCCGTTGGCGCGACGTGGAGCTCGCCGCCCTGGAGGGCATGGTGGAGGCCGGGCTGGCGCCCCGCGAGGCGCTGCAGGACTGCCTGGCTCGCGCCGGAGACTTCACGCCCGAGGACGCGGCGAAAATCGAGGAGATTGAGCGCACCACCAAGCACGACGTCATCGCGTTCCTCACCTTCATGGAAGAGCGGGTGGGGCCCAGCGCGCGCTGGCTGCACCTGGGCATGACGTCGTCGGACGTCCTGGACACGTCGCTGGCGCTCACCCTGCGTGACGCGCTGGACCTCATCCTGAAGGATGTGGACCGCGTCATGGCCGCGGTGGAGAAGCGCGCCTTCGAGCACAAGCACACGCTGCAGATGGGCCGCAGCCACGGCATCCACGCGGAGCCCATCACCTTCGGCCACAAGCTGGCCATCTGGTACGACGAGCTGCGCCGCGCCCGGACGCGCCTGGAGCACGCGCGGGACGTCATCGCCGTGGGGAAGATTTCCGGCGCGGTGGGCACCTTCGCGCACCTGCCGCCCGCGGTGGAGGAGCACGTCTGCCGCAAGCTGGGCCTCAAGCCCGCGCCGGCCTCCAGCCAGGTGGTGCAGCGAGACAGGCACGCGGAGTTCTTCACCGCGCTGGCGCTGCTGGGCTCGAGCATCGAGAAGTTCGCCGTGGAGATTCGCCACCTCCAGCGCACCGAGGTGCGTGAGGCAGAGGAGCCCTTTACCGCGGGACAGAAGGGCTCCAGCGCCATGCCGCACAAGCGCAACCCGATTCTGTCGGAGAACCTCACTGGCCTGGCGCGCCTGTTGCGTGGCTACGCGGTGAGCGCCATGGAGGACGTGGCGCTGTGGCATGAGCGGGACATCTCCCACTCCTCGGTGGAGCGCGTCATCGGCCCGGACGCCACCATCCTCGCGGACTTCATGCTCATCCGCTTCGCGCGGCTGATGGAGGACCTGCGCGTCTACCCGGAGCAGATGAAGAAGAACCTGGACCTGCTGGGCGGCGTGGTGAACTCGCAGCGCCTCCTGTTGGAGCTGGCGCGCAAGGGCATGGACCGGCAGGCCGCGTACGTCATCGTCCAGCGCAACGCGATGAAGCTGTACGAGGAAGGGCTCGACTTCCGGCAGGCCCTGCTCGCGGACGAGGACCTGCGGAAGATGATGACGCCCGAGGAGATTTCCGACTGCTTCTCCCCGGGCTACCACACGCGCCACATGGACGACGTCTTCCAGCGCGTGTTCGGCCGGAGCGCGTAG
- a CDS encoding phosphoribosylaminoimidazolesuccinocarboxamide synthase: protein MNTSALHAQLPLTLQQMDLPALGQHYRGKVRETYRQDDRLILVTTDRLSAFDHILTTLPFKGEVLNRLAAFWFERTKHIVPNHVLDVPDANVTVARACQPFAVEVVVRGYLTGSLWRDYQKGTHTAYGLPFPDGLRKDEAFPAPLITPSTKAEYGLHDEPISEKELLARGLATPRDWARISEAALGLFAEGQKWARSRGLILVDTKYEFGKVGDTLYVIDEMHTPDSSRYWMADEYEARFAKGEDQRMLDKENIRQWLIRERNFSGQGTPPPIPDDVRVDLAAKYVAAYEHITGTPLTLEPGDVKTRIERNLREKGYLK, encoded by the coding sequence GTGAATACCTCCGCACTTCACGCGCAGCTTCCCCTCACCCTCCAGCAGATGGACCTGCCCGCGCTCGGCCAGCACTACCGCGGCAAGGTTCGCGAGACCTACCGGCAGGATGACCGGCTCATCCTGGTGACGACGGACCGGCTGTCCGCGTTCGACCACATCCTCACCACCCTCCCCTTCAAGGGCGAGGTGCTCAACCGGCTGGCCGCGTTCTGGTTCGAGCGCACGAAGCACATCGTCCCCAATCACGTGCTGGACGTGCCCGACGCCAACGTCACCGTGGCGCGTGCCTGTCAGCCCTTCGCCGTGGAAGTGGTGGTGCGCGGCTACCTCACCGGCAGCCTGTGGCGCGACTACCAGAAGGGCACGCACACCGCCTACGGCCTGCCCTTCCCGGACGGCCTGCGCAAGGACGAGGCCTTCCCCGCCCCCCTCATCACCCCGTCCACCAAGGCGGAGTACGGCCTGCACGACGAGCCCATCTCGGAGAAGGAGCTTCTGGCGCGGGGCCTGGCCACGCCGCGTGACTGGGCGCGCATCTCCGAGGCCGCGCTGGGCCTCTTCGCCGAAGGGCAGAAGTGGGCGCGCTCGCGCGGCCTCATCCTCGTGGATACCAAGTACGAGTTCGGCAAGGTGGGCGACACGCTCTACGTCATCGACGAGATGCACACCCCGGACTCCAGCCGCTACTGGATGGCCGACGAGTACGAAGCGCGCTTCGCGAAGGGCGAGGACCAGCGCATGCTGGACAAGGAGAACATCCGCCAGTGGCTCATCCGCGAGCGGAACTTCTCGGGCCAGGGCACGCCGCCGCCCATCCCTGACGACGTGCGCGTGGACCTGGCCGCGAAGTACGTGGCGGCCTACGAGCACATCACCGGCACCCCCCTGACGCTGGAGCCGGGTGACGTGAAGACCCGCATCGAGCGCAACCTGCGTGAGAAGGGCTACCTGAAGTAG
- a CDS encoding ABC transporter substrate-binding protein has protein sequence MKGCVAALLVALLPAAVVAQQPARPRVVAVKSAHLAPYASVIAGFAAEARAEVQEVMLDESAGAAARLFKKLAAQKPALVLALGPLAANAARRSLGEDVPVLFAMVPYYEKYGLDGANVTGISLTSDMGPELEALKAVSPKVKRVGILHDPRFSAGTVTQARAAAASRGMSILPLELEAGGRAEKALDGAVGKVDALLMVADKTVGNAAVVQALIAFAAVHRVPLAALTPSQVKEGATLALSPSPTAIGQQAGRLANRIIHEKVNPGALAVVQPEGLDLSLNLTAARKLGPSSDAVLELLRLAARRDFAVKVYE, from the coding sequence ATGAAGGGCTGCGTCGCCGCGCTCCTCGTCGCGCTGCTTCCGGCGGCGGTCGTGGCGCAGCAGCCAGCCCGTCCCCGCGTGGTGGCGGTGAAGTCCGCCCACCTGGCGCCGTATGCCTCCGTCATCGCCGGCTTCGCGGCGGAGGCCCGGGCCGAGGTGCAGGAGGTCATGCTGGACGAAAGCGCGGGCGCGGCCGCGCGGCTCTTCAAGAAGCTGGCGGCGCAGAAGCCCGCGCTGGTGCTGGCCCTGGGGCCCCTGGCCGCCAACGCCGCTCGGCGCTCGCTGGGCGAGGACGTGCCCGTCCTCTTCGCCATGGTGCCCTACTACGAGAAGTACGGCCTGGATGGCGCCAACGTCACCGGCATCTCCCTCACCAGCGACATGGGGCCGGAGCTGGAGGCGTTGAAGGCCGTGTCGCCGAAGGTGAAGCGCGTGGGCATCCTGCATGACCCGCGGTTCTCCGCGGGGACGGTGACGCAGGCCCGCGCGGCGGCGGCCTCGAGGGGCATGTCCATCCTCCCGCTGGAATTGGAGGCGGGGGGCCGGGCGGAGAAGGCGTTGGACGGCGCGGTGGGCAAGGTGGACGCGCTGCTGATGGTGGCGGACAAGACGGTGGGCAACGCGGCGGTCGTCCAGGCGCTCATCGCCTTCGCGGCGGTGCACCGCGTACCGTTGGCCGCGCTAACGCCCAGCCAGGTGAAGGAAGGGGCCACGTTGGCGCTGTCGCCCAGTCCCACGGCCATCGGCCAGCAGGCCGGGCGGCTGGCCAACCGCATCATCCACGAGAAGGTGAATCCAGGAGCGCTGGCGGTGGTTCAGCCTGAGGGGTTGGACTTGTCTCTCAATCTCACCGCCGCCAGGAAGTTGGGTCCGTCCTCCGACGCCGTGCTGGAACTCCTCCGGCTCGCGGCGCGGCGGGACTTTGCCGTGAAGGTCTACGAGTGA